From the genome of Uranotaenia lowii strain MFRU-FL chromosome 1, ASM2978415v1, whole genome shotgun sequence, one region includes:
- the LOC129739131 gene encoding UNC93-like protein yields the protein MKNVKDVRKQPPQTATGSGRFDPDIADSISLRSKVKLSKKESLRIIKNVATVSCAFMVQFTAFQGTANLQSSINAKDFLGTISLATIFASLVVSCVFLPTLIIRKLTVKWTLCLSMLCYAPYIAAQFHPTFYTLIPAGILAGLGAAPMWASQATYLTQLGQVYAKVTGKSVEVIVVRFFGFFFLAWQAADLWGNLISSLVLSSRAREGGASEHSENDTINDYDQCGANFSPVAPTDNANLARPPDSEIYIISAIYLACIVAAVVIIALFMDPLSRYGEKRCGSVSALEVSVIQLLSATFEQFKKLKQQLLILITIFIGMEQAFIGAEFTQAFVSCALGVHQIGYVMICFGVVNGLCSIVFGFLMQYTGRIPLIVSGALVHGGVIMFCVFWKPHPNEVMIFYGIAGIWGVADAVWQTQVNGLYGVVFRRNKEAAFSNYRLWESAGFAIAYTYSPALHAWIKLYLLLAVLAVGMVGYTIFEIRHAAKERRLKKLEEKLLRTEAERKEIEEDDAKDELEEDIEVTQT from the exons ATGAAAAACGTGAAAG ATGTAAGGAAACAACCACCACAAACTGCAACTGGATCTGGAAGGTTTGATCCGGACATAGCTGACTCCATCTCGTTGCGAAGCAAAGTGAAACTATCTAAGAAAGAATCATTGCGTATCATAAAGAACGTTGCTACTGTTTCGTGTGCCTTCATGGTACAATTCACTGCTTTCCAG GGAACCGCTAACCTGCAATCTTCTATCAACGCAAAAGATTTCCTGGGAACGATCTCATTGGCTACCATCTTTGCATCCCTCGTTGTGTCCTGCGTCTTCCTGCCAACGCTGATCATCCGCAAGCTGACGGTGAAGTGGACGCTCTGTTTGAGTATGCTCTGCTATGCTCCCTACATTGCTGCGCAGTTCCACCCCACATTCTACACGCTGATTCCGGCTGGTATTCTAGCCGGTCTAGGTGCAGCTCCCATGTGGGCAAGTCAAGCCACTTATCTCACCCAACTTGGGCAAGTGTATGCAAAGGTGACGGGCAAGTCTGTTGAGGTCATCGTAGTTCGATTTTTCGGATTCTTTTTCCTGGCCTGGCAAGCTGCCGATCTCTGGGGAAATTTGATCTCTAGCCTGG TCCTTTCTAGTAGAGCTCGAGAGGGAGGAGCTAGTGAGCACAGTGAAAATGACACCATTAACGATTACGATCAGTGCGGTGCAAACTTCAGTCCAGTTGCTCCTACGGATAATGCCAACCTGGCTAGGCCTCCGGATTcagaaatttatataatttcagCGATTTATCTTGCTTGTATCGTTGCAGCTGTAGTGATCATTGCTCTGTTCATGGATCCACTTTCCCg ATACGGCGAGAAACGATGTGGTTCAGTTTCGGCTCTTGAAGTGTCTGTTATTCAGCTGCTGTCGGCCacttttgaacaatttaaaaaacttaagcAACAGTTGTTGATTTTGATTACAATCTTCATCGGAATGGAGCAGGCCTTCATCGGCGCGGAGTTTACCCAGGCGTTTGTGTCCTGTGCACTCGGAGTTCATCAGATTGGGTACGTGATGATATGCTTCGGAGTGGTGAACGGCCTTTGTTCAATTGTGTTCGGTTTTCTCATGCAGTACACTGGACGTATTCCGCTCATCGTTTctg GTGCTCTCGTCCATGGTGGTGTCATCATGTTCTGTGTTTTCTGGAAACCACATCCCAACGAAGTGATGATATTTTATGGCATTGCCGGCATTTGGGGAGTTGCCGATGCTGTCTGGCAGACTCAAGTTAACG GTCTTTATGGAGTTGTATTTCGACGAAACAAGGAAGCTGCTTTCTCTAATTACCGATTGTGGGAATCGGCAGGCTTCGCGATTGCTTATACCTATTCGCCTGCGTTGCATGCCTGGATAAAGCTCTACCTTTTGCTAGCGGTTCTAGCTGTCGGAATGGTTGGCTACACCATATTCGAAATCCGACATGCTGCCAAG GAACGTCGCCTCAAGAAGCTGGAAGAGAAACTTCTACGAACCGAAGCCGAACGcaaagaaattgaagaagatgACGCAAAGGACGAATTGGAGGAAGACATCGAAGTAACACAGACATGA